The Nocardia arthritidis genome has a window encoding:
- a CDS encoding polyprenyl synthetase family protein, whose protein sequence is MTSGQITPPAVDTVATLLRELVAAWPAGRGRLSDMARYAVLPAGKLLRPILVLESARAVGADPVALAPVAVALEFLHVATLVHDDIIDGDQLRRGRPTVHARYGKGEAIVAGDALLLGTFLAIAEGAESFPPAAVLKAVRIVAAAGLRLCDGQVTEAELTGDLDCGITRYRAMAAAKTGALFEAACGAGAILGGGSEAQQAALRAYAAHLGCAFQMRDDLLPYLADDARVGKSRMSDIANRRPTFPVLVAVELADTEQRARLELILSGRLSPDIAHMLLGEVFTETGALTVAAERVAAEAAAARDCLHGFGARGDRLAALADDTIERTW, encoded by the coding sequence ATGACATCGGGACAGATCACCCCGCCCGCCGTCGACACCGTCGCCACGCTGCTGCGTGAACTCGTCGCGGCCTGGCCCGCCGGGCGCGGCCGGCTTTCGGATATGGCCCGCTACGCCGTGCTGCCCGCGGGCAAACTGCTGCGCCCCATCCTGGTGCTGGAGTCGGCGCGGGCGGTGGGCGCCGATCCCGTCGCGCTCGCGCCGGTCGCCGTCGCACTCGAATTCCTGCACGTGGCAACGCTTGTGCACGACGACATCATCGACGGCGACCAGCTGCGCCGCGGCAGGCCGACCGTACATGCCAGATACGGAAAGGGCGAGGCGATCGTGGCCGGCGACGCCCTGCTGCTGGGCACCTTCCTGGCCATCGCGGAGGGCGCTGAGAGCTTCCCGCCCGCCGCGGTGCTGAAGGCGGTGCGCATCGTCGCCGCCGCGGGCCTGCGACTGTGCGACGGCCAGGTCACCGAGGCCGAACTGACCGGCGATCTCGATTGCGGCATAACGCGATACCGCGCCATGGCGGCGGCCAAGACCGGCGCGCTGTTCGAGGCGGCCTGCGGCGCTGGCGCGATACTCGGTGGCGGCAGCGAGGCACAGCAGGCCGCGCTGCGCGCCTACGCCGCACATCTCGGCTGCGCCTTCCAGATGCGCGACGACCTGCTGCCGTACCTGGCCGACGACGCGCGGGTCGGGAAGAGCCGGATGAGCGATATCGCCAACCGCAGACCCACCTTCCCGGTACTCGTCGCCGTCGAACTCGCCGACACCGAACAGCGTGCACGGCTGGAACTGATACTGAGCGGGCGGCTTTCGCCGGATATCGCGCACATGCTGCTCGGCGAGGTGTTCACCGAAACCGGTGCGCTCACCGTCGCGGCCGAGCGGGTCGCCGCCGAGGCCGCCGCCGCGCGTGACTGCCTGCACGGCTTCGGCGCCCGCGGCGACCGGCTGGCCGCCCTCGCCGACGACACCATCGAGCGCACATGGTGA
- a CDS encoding carboxylesterase/lipase family protein encodes MSIEIRTAAGIVRGRWENTVAVFRGIPYARPPFGALRFAAPAPVLPWDGVRDALEFGPPVPQAGSVSGGDCLTVNIWSPEPGAAGLPVLVWIHGGRYLEGISGNPHFDGATLAASGAVLVSMNYRTGAEGFAHIAGAPDNRGILDQAAALRWVRDNIAAFGGDPGNVTVFGQSAGAGCLAALLAMPMAAGLFRRAIVQSLPGTYFSPRLAATISAAIAARLGVRATVAELARIPPGPLIAATDAILDRMPEFVDSWGPMALTPTPFSPVVDGEVLPRAPWHALTEGAAHDVDLLIGHTRDEYRLFVGEPTDEQITAALERLTPATGDYRAAYPEATPRQLYELVNADWLFRMPTLHLARAAGGRARLYELCWAFHREQGASHSLDVLLVFGTLGADEVRAHPSALPNAAAEITGVAHRMRTDWLTFAATGDPGWAPYDPETRITRVYDTEPTTGPYPEERSRRLWDAHRFDTLALV; translated from the coding sequence ATGAGTATCGAAATCCGCACGGCCGCCGGGATCGTGCGCGGCCGGTGGGAGAACACCGTCGCGGTCTTCCGTGGAATCCCTTATGCCCGGCCGCCGTTCGGCGCGCTACGGTTCGCGGCGCCCGCCCCGGTGCTGCCGTGGGACGGTGTCCGCGACGCGCTCGAGTTCGGTCCGCCTGTCCCCCAAGCGGGTTCGGTATCGGGCGGCGACTGTTTGACGGTCAACATCTGGTCACCGGAGCCGGGCGCGGCCGGGCTGCCGGTGCTGGTGTGGATACACGGCGGCAGGTATCTCGAAGGCATCTCGGGTAATCCGCACTTCGACGGTGCGACGCTCGCCGCATCCGGTGCGGTGCTGGTGAGCATGAACTATCGCACCGGCGCCGAAGGGTTCGCCCATATCGCCGGAGCCCCGGACAACCGAGGCATACTCGACCAGGCCGCCGCTTTGCGCTGGGTGCGCGACAATATCGCGGCCTTCGGCGGCGATCCGGGCAATGTCACCGTATTCGGCCAGTCCGCGGGCGCGGGATGCCTCGCCGCACTGCTCGCCATGCCGATGGCGGCCGGGCTGTTCCGGCGCGCGATCGTGCAGAGCCTGCCCGGCACCTATTTCTCCCCGCGGTTGGCCGCGACCATTTCGGCGGCGATCGCCGCGCGGCTCGGTGTGCGCGCGACGGTGGCCGAGCTCGCGCGGATCCCGCCGGGCCCGCTGATCGCCGCGACGGACGCGATCCTCGACAGGATGCCGGAATTCGTCGACTCCTGGGGTCCGATGGCGTTGACCCCGACACCGTTCTCCCCCGTCGTCGACGGGGAAGTGCTGCCGCGGGCGCCGTGGCACGCACTCACCGAAGGCGCCGCCCACGACGTCGACCTGCTCATCGGGCACACCCGTGACGAATACCGTCTCTTCGTCGGCGAACCGACCGACGAGCAGATCACCGCCGCACTCGAACGCCTGACACCGGCCACCGGCGATTACCGTGCCGCGTATCCCGAGGCCACGCCCCGGCAACTGTACGAACTGGTGAACGCCGACTGGCTGTTCCGGATGCCGACCCTGCATCTCGCGCGGGCCGCGGGCGGGCGCGCGCGGCTCTACGAACTGTGCTGGGCTTTCCATCGCGAGCAGGGCGCCTCGCACAGCCTCGACGTCCTGCTCGTCTTCGGCACACTCGGCGCCGACGAGGTGCGCGCCCATCCATCGGCACTGCCGAACGCGGCCGCCGAGATCACCGGCGTCGCCCACCGAATGCGCACGGACTGGCTGACTTTCGCGGCCACCGGCGATCCCGGCTGGGCGCCCTACGATCCGGAAACCCGGATCACCCGCGTCTACGACACCGAACCGACGACCGGCCCGTATCCCGAGGAGCGTTCGCGCCGCCTCTGGGACGCGCACCGGTTCGACACATTGGCCCTGGTCTAG
- a CDS encoding M13 family metallopeptidase, with product MTAAGRSIALDRRTFLLALGALPVFAACGKDAAPKQLTGPDLSGVDPAIRPQDDLYRNVNGKWLAEYQLPPDKTRYSTFDQVAELVRGQLRAIVEGADPKAGTTDQQIRDLYDARMDTDTVEKLGLTPLAGLFGKIDGAATKPGLAKVMGELPIAGLIGLGVDVDAKNSTAYLPVIGQSGIGIGEQYYRKPQFADKLAAYRTYLERLATAAALPDPAALVGRVLDLETKIAAAFWDNVRLRDEDAQYNVRSWSELVALAPEFDWAAWLSGKTGRPADLFAKVVVHQPSFVTAAGGLWAQTDIAVLRDYLRIVLLRDFAKYLPKAFADADFEFNGKVMSGLREQPERWKQAIDTVSQKLGQPLGKLYVAKHFPADARDRAKEMVADIMAAYRDNFTNSTWMSQPTRDAAIAKLGKIDTKIGYPDKWIDYSAVRITKGKLIESIREIQAFDRKRMFDRLGGPVDRTEWHMTPQTVNAYYNPNGNEIVFPAAFLQPPFFDKDAEPAVNYGAVGAVVGHEIGHGFDDQGAKYDGDGNRTDWWTPQDQAAFEAKTQQVIAQYDALVPEGLDPSMHVNGKLTVGENLADLRGLQLALAAYRIAEKRRGNDKPDYTPMFQAWARNWRTKQAKESVELQIENDPHSPGEFRANQVVRNLAEFYTTFGVKEGDRMFLAADQRVTF from the coding sequence GTGACCGCTGCCGGTCGTTCGATCGCGCTGGACCGCCGCACGTTTCTGCTCGCGCTGGGTGCGCTGCCCGTCTTCGCCGCGTGCGGCAAGGATGCCGCGCCCAAGCAGCTCACCGGACCCGACCTGAGCGGTGTGGATCCCGCGATCCGGCCGCAGGACGATCTCTACCGCAACGTCAACGGAAAATGGCTCGCCGAATACCAGCTGCCGCCGGATAAAACCCGCTATTCCACCTTCGATCAGGTCGCCGAGCTCGTGCGCGGGCAACTGCGGGCCATCGTGGAGGGTGCTGACCCGAAGGCGGGCACCACCGACCAGCAGATCCGCGACCTCTACGACGCGCGCATGGACACCGACACCGTCGAGAAACTCGGCCTCACCCCGCTGGCCGGGCTGTTCGGGAAGATCGACGGCGCCGCGACCAAACCCGGCCTGGCCAAGGTGATGGGTGAGCTACCGATCGCCGGGCTGATCGGGCTCGGCGTCGACGTCGACGCGAAGAATTCCACCGCCTACCTGCCCGTGATCGGCCAATCCGGTATCGGAATCGGCGAACAGTACTACCGCAAGCCGCAATTCGCCGACAAACTCGCCGCCTACCGCACCTACCTCGAGCGCCTCGCCACCGCCGCGGCCCTGCCCGACCCGGCGGCCCTCGTGGGCCGGGTGCTCGACCTGGAAACCAAGATCGCCGCCGCGTTCTGGGACAACGTCCGCCTGCGCGACGAGGACGCCCAGTACAACGTGCGCAGCTGGTCCGAATTGGTCGCGCTCGCACCGGAATTCGACTGGGCTGCGTGGCTGTCCGGCAAGACCGGCCGTCCGGCGGATCTGTTCGCGAAAGTGGTTGTGCACCAACCGTCGTTCGTCACCGCCGCCGGCGGGCTGTGGGCGCAGACCGATATCGCGGTGCTGCGCGACTATCTGCGCATCGTCCTGCTGCGTGATTTCGCGAAATACCTGCCGAAGGCGTTCGCCGACGCCGACTTCGAATTCAACGGCAAGGTGATGAGCGGACTGCGCGAGCAGCCGGAACGCTGGAAACAGGCGATCGACACGGTCAGCCAGAAGCTCGGCCAGCCGCTGGGGAAACTGTATGTGGCCAAACACTTTCCGGCCGACGCCCGGGACCGCGCAAAGGAAATGGTCGCCGACATCATGGCCGCCTACCGGGACAATTTCACCAACTCCACCTGGATGAGCCAACCCACGCGCGACGCCGCCATCGCCAAACTCGGCAAGATCGACACCAAGATCGGCTACCCCGACAAGTGGATCGACTACTCGGCGGTGCGCATCACCAAGGGCAAACTCATCGAATCCATCCGCGAGATACAGGCTTTCGACCGCAAGCGGATGTTCGACCGGCTCGGCGGCCCGGTCGACCGCACCGAATGGCATATGACACCGCAGACCGTCAACGCCTACTACAACCCCAACGGCAACGAAATCGTATTCCCCGCGGCGTTCCTGCAGCCGCCGTTCTTCGACAAGGATGCCGAGCCCGCGGTGAACTACGGTGCGGTCGGCGCGGTCGTCGGCCACGAGATCGGGCACGGATTCGACGACCAGGGCGCCAAATACGACGGTGACGGCAACCGCACCGACTGGTGGACGCCGCAGGACCAGGCCGCGTTCGAAGCGAAAACCCAGCAGGTGATCGCCCAATACGACGCGCTGGTACCCGAGGGACTCGACCCGTCCATGCACGTCAACGGCAAACTCACCGTCGGGGAGAACCTCGCCGACCTGCGCGGGCTGCAACTGGCGCTGGCCGCCTACCGGATCGCCGAAAAGCGAAGGGGCAACGACAAACCCGACTACACCCCGATGTTCCAGGCGTGGGCGCGCAACTGGCGGACCAAGCAGGCCAAGGAAAGCGTCGAACTGCAGATCGAGAACGACCCGCACTCGCCGGGAGAGTTCCGCGCCAATCAGGTGGTGCGCAACCTCGCCGAGTTCTACACCACCTTCGGGGTCAAGGAGGGCGACCGGATGTTCCTCGCCGCCGATCAGCGGGTGACCTTCTAG
- a CDS encoding WD40 repeat domain-containing serine/threonine protein kinase, translating to MVVLRVGTDFAGFAIERQLGTGGMGVVYLARHPRLKRLVALKVLHDSYTADPKVRAAFDREAELAAHLDHPNIVPIYDRSESDDPALWLSMRYIDGGDANTLLAAAPAGLPPERAMRLIADAAHALDFAHRKGVLHRDVKPGNLLVEDDPRGGQRALLTDFGIARTLDDTVTMSGVAATVAYTAPERLSNRPADHRADIYSLGCTLYQLLTGQPPFPRPHHAAVLVAHLTDPAPAPSDLRPLPTALDAVIATALAKQPADRYPTCAALADAAADALTAGRHRRAPEPMTQLTVTGPRPDETTLPSAEPTPPHPDETAPLTTESTPPRPNQTTLLTTEPTLPHADDATVRTAEPTPPHPNETLLLPTESTPPRPNEATVQTTEPPPHPDEATVRATEPTPRHPNETALLPTESTPQRANRFGRRRLLIGGLAAVPVAGGLTAAFAARRTTVIADAVLTGHTGPVFSMMFNPSGDLLASGGSDGTVRLWNVHARKPDGDPLRGHISGARSIAFSPNGTQLASGSGPGATRYGYGWVAALLWDMRTREPVTVESFESADFGAVAFSPTEPLLAVGDQRGRVGFWHTDNRQPDVALTVDHPSPVQAVVFAPDGTRLATAHLDGTVRLWDVRTRRLDGPPLTGHAGPVFALAFSPDGNLLVSGGLDATVRWWNMRTREEDRPPAATDGKVSSVDFSVDGRLVAAATGDTVRLWNVYSPWWNIDFREPAGQPLSGHTDEVWSVAFSPDGAMLATGGKDATVRLWRLADTW from the coding sequence ATGGTGGTTCTGCGGGTGGGGACGGATTTCGCCGGGTTCGCCATCGAGCGGCAATTGGGCACCGGCGGTATGGGCGTGGTCTATCTCGCCCGCCATCCGCGGCTGAAACGCCTTGTCGCACTGAAGGTTCTGCACGACTCCTACACCGCCGACCCGAAGGTGCGCGCCGCGTTCGACCGCGAGGCCGAGCTGGCGGCTCACCTGGATCATCCGAATATCGTGCCCATCTACGATCGCAGCGAATCCGATGATCCGGCGCTGTGGCTGTCGATGCGCTACATCGACGGCGGCGACGCGAACACCTTGCTCGCCGCCGCGCCCGCGGGTTTACCGCCCGAGCGGGCGATGCGGTTGATCGCCGATGCGGCACACGCCCTGGACTTCGCCCACCGCAAGGGTGTGCTGCACCGCGACGTCAAACCCGGCAATCTGCTCGTCGAGGACGATCCGCGCGGCGGGCAACGGGCGCTGCTCACCGATTTCGGTATCGCCCGCACCCTCGACGACACCGTCACCATGTCCGGTGTCGCCGCGACCGTCGCCTACACCGCCCCGGAACGCCTGTCGAACCGGCCCGCCGATCACCGCGCCGACATCTATTCCCTCGGCTGCACCCTCTACCAGTTGCTCACCGGCCAGCCCCCGTTCCCGCGCCCACACCACGCCGCGGTGCTGGTCGCGCATCTCACCGATCCCGCGCCCGCGCCGAGCGACCTGCGGCCGCTGCCCACCGCCCTGGACGCCGTGATCGCCACCGCGCTGGCCAAACAGCCCGCCGACCGCTACCCCACCTGCGCCGCCCTCGCCGACGCTGCGGCCGACGCACTCACCGCCGGACGGCATCGCCGCGCGCCCGAACCGATGACACAGCTGACCGTCACCGGGCCGCGTCCGGATGAAACGACCCTGCCGTCAGCGGAACCGACACCGCCGCATCCGGACGAAACGGCCCCGCTGACAACGGAATCTACGCCGCCGCGTCCGAACCAAACGACCCTACTGACAACGGAACCCACGCTGCCGCATGCGGACGATGCAACCGTGCGGACAGCGGAACCCACGCCACCGCATCCGAACGAAACGCTCCTGCTGCCAACGGAATCCACGCCGCCGCGTCCCAACGAAGCAACCGTGCAGACAACGGAACCGCCGCCGCATCCGGACGAAGCAACAGTTCGGGCAACGGAACCCACGCCGCGGCATCCGAACGAAACGGCCCTGTTGCCAACGGAATCCACGCCGCAGCGGGCGAACCGGTTCGGCAGAAGACGACTGCTGATCGGTGGCCTTGCCGCCGTCCCCGTTGCCGGCGGCCTCACCGCCGCCTTCGCCGCGCGCCGGACGACGGTGATCGCCGACGCTGTCCTCACCGGCCACACCGGCCCGGTGTTCTCGATGATGTTCAACCCCAGCGGCGACCTGCTGGCCTCCGGCGGATCGGACGGCACGGTGCGGCTGTGGAATGTGCACGCCCGCAAGCCCGATGGCGATCCGCTCAGGGGCCACATCTCTGGTGCGCGCTCGATCGCGTTCAGCCCCAACGGCACCCAGCTGGCCTCCGGTTCCGGTCCCGGCGCCACGCGCTACGGATACGGCTGGGTCGCGGCGCTGCTGTGGGATATGCGTACCCGGGAGCCTGTCACGGTGGAAAGCTTCGAAAGCGCGGACTTCGGCGCGGTGGCGTTCAGTCCGACGGAACCGCTGCTGGCCGTCGGCGATCAGCGGGGCCGGGTGGGGTTCTGGCATACGGACAACCGGCAACCCGACGTTGCGCTGACCGTCGACCACCCGTCCCCGGTCCAAGCCGTGGTGTTCGCACCCGACGGTACCCGGCTCGCCACCGCCCACCTCGACGGCACGGTGCGGCTGTGGGACGTGCGCACCCGCAGGCTCGACGGCCCACCGCTCACCGGCCACGCCGGCCCGGTCTTCGCGCTGGCCTTCAGCCCCGACGGCAACCTCCTGGTCTCGGGCGGGCTCGACGCCACCGTCCGCTGGTGGAACATGCGCACCCGCGAAGAGGATCGGCCGCCCGCCGCCACGGACGGCAAGGTGTCTTCGGTCGACTTCAGCGTCGACGGAAGACTGGTGGCCGCCGCCACCGGCGACACCGTGCGGCTGTGGAATGTGTACAGCCCCTGGTGGAATATCGACTTCCGCGAACCCGCAGGCCAGCCGCTATCCGGCCACACCGACGAGGTCTGGTCGGTGGCGTTCAGCCCCGACGGTGCCATGCTCGCCACCGGCGGCAAGGACGCAACGGTGCGGCTGTGGCGGCTCGCCGATACCTGGTGA
- a CDS encoding TauD/TfdA dioxygenase family protein: MTADIDVTPVSGALGAEVRGIDLATITDSEFATVHALLLEHLVLFFPDQGDLPPAAHVAFGRRFGEVEIHPYLPKLDDHPEVVLIESDKGGKVDCWHTDMTFQPSPPIVSILQLITCPPRGGDTMWTNQYLVYEQLSTPIRELVDGLTAVHQVTVPATGYSSSAEHPLVREHPETGRRSLYANRLFTSHIPQLSRNESDALLQQLIEFSESPQFCCRFRWRPGAVAIWDNRVTQHYAVNDYAERRVGRRVTVLGDHPKGNPARWAAYEPAPGERYWPSRINAASGY, translated from the coding sequence GTGACCGCGGATATCGATGTAACGCCCGTATCCGGCGCGCTGGGCGCCGAGGTCAGAGGGATCGATCTGGCCACCATCACCGATTCGGAATTCGCCACCGTGCACGCGTTGCTACTGGAACATCTGGTGCTGTTCTTTCCGGATCAGGGTGATTTGCCGCCGGCGGCGCACGTCGCGTTCGGGCGCCGCTTCGGCGAGGTCGAAATACATCCCTACCTGCCGAAACTCGACGATCACCCGGAGGTGGTCCTCATCGAATCGGATAAGGGCGGGAAAGTCGACTGCTGGCATACCGATATGACCTTCCAACCGAGCCCGCCGATCGTCTCGATTCTGCAGTTGATCACCTGCCCGCCCCGCGGCGGCGACACCATGTGGACCAATCAATATCTCGTCTACGAGCAACTTTCCACACCCATTCGGGAATTGGTGGACGGTTTGACGGCGGTCCATCAGGTCACCGTACCGGCCACCGGATACTCCTCCTCGGCCGAACATCCACTGGTCCGGGAGCATCCGGAAACCGGGCGGCGCTCGCTGTACGCCAATCGATTGTTCACATCGCATATTCCGCAATTGAGCCGTAACGAAAGCGATGCGCTGCTGCAGCAGTTGATCGAATTCTCGGAGAGTCCGCAATTCTGCTGCCGTTTTCGCTGGCGGCCCGGCGCGGTGGCGATCTGGGACAACCGGGTGACCCAGCATTACGCGGTCAACGATTACGCCGAACGTCGCGTCGGCAGGCGCGTCACCGTGCTCGGCGATCATCCGAAGGGAAATCCGGCGCGCTGGGCCGCATACGAACCGGCCCCGGGCGAGCGTTACTGGCCGTCGCGGATCAACGCGGCCAGCGGTTACTGA
- a CDS encoding MFS transporter — translation MVNRTSGKSAAAVVKDEPRLPLSALLALTTAAFLTVLTEALPAGVLPDMSAGLHVSESATGQLVTVYAIGTALTTIPLSIATAAWRRKRLLLTGVIGFLVANTVTAVSLNYGLTLAGRFVAGIAAGVVWGLLAGYAIRLTPEALRGKGIAIVMAGIPLALSLGIPAGTFLGDAVGWQITFGVMSVLAVLLVGWIIVSVPDFPGQRAGRISLLATAKTPGVGPVLFVTLTFVLAHNILYTYVATFLTEVDLGDRVDAVLLVFGIASMVSIWFTGAHIDRRLRGLTIAATILVAVAVAALAVLSGSAALVFVAATLWGLGWGGAPTLLQTAVAIAGGEAADTAQAMLVTLWNVAMAGGGIVGGVLLDLFGPRVFPWSVLILLVPTLAVVVAARAHGFLGHSTASAE, via the coding sequence ATGGTGAATCGAACATCTGGCAAGAGTGCCGCCGCGGTCGTGAAAGATGAACCGCGCCTACCGCTTTCGGCATTGCTCGCGTTGACGACAGCCGCCTTCCTCACGGTGCTCACCGAGGCCCTGCCCGCCGGTGTGCTGCCGGATATGAGCGCGGGCCTGCACGTCAGCGAGTCGGCGACGGGACAGCTGGTCACCGTCTACGCGATCGGGACGGCGCTGACGACGATTCCGCTGTCCATCGCGACGGCGGCGTGGCGGCGCAAGCGCCTGCTGCTGACCGGCGTGATCGGGTTCCTGGTGGCGAATACCGTTACGGCGGTGTCGCTGAACTACGGGCTGACGCTCGCCGGGCGCTTCGTCGCCGGTATCGCGGCGGGCGTCGTGTGGGGGCTGCTGGCCGGGTATGCCATCCGGTTGACTCCGGAGGCCTTGCGGGGCAAGGGAATCGCGATCGTCATGGCCGGAATTCCGCTGGCCCTTTCCCTGGGCATCCCGGCGGGCACCTTCCTGGGTGACGCGGTGGGCTGGCAGATCACCTTCGGTGTGATGTCGGTGCTCGCGGTGCTGCTGGTCGGCTGGATCATCGTATCCGTCCCGGATTTTCCGGGTCAGCGGGCGGGCAGGATTTCGCTGCTCGCGACCGCGAAGACGCCCGGTGTCGGGCCGGTGCTGTTCGTCACCCTGACCTTCGTGCTGGCGCACAACATCCTCTACACCTACGTGGCGACCTTCCTGACGGAAGTCGACCTGGGCGACCGGGTGGACGCGGTGCTGCTGGTCTTCGGTATCGCCTCGATGGTCAGCATCTGGTTCACCGGCGCGCACATCGATCGGCGGCTGCGCGGATTGACCATCGCCGCAACGATTCTCGTCGCCGTCGCGGTGGCGGCGCTGGCCGTGCTGTCCGGGAGCGCGGCGCTCGTATTCGTCGCGGCGACGCTGTGGGGACTCGGCTGGGGCGGCGCGCCGACCCTGCTGCAAACCGCCGTCGCCATCGCCGGCGGCGAGGCCGCCGACACCGCGCAGGCCATGCTGGTCACGCTGTGGAATGTGGCGATGGCGGGCGGCGGCATCGTCGGCGGTGTGCTGCTGGATCTGTTCGGGCCCCGGGTCTTCCCGTGGAGCGTGCTGATACTGCTCGTCCCGACGCTGGCGGTGGTCGTCGCGGCCCGCGCGCACGGGTTCTTGGGACATTCGACCGCGAGCGCCGAATAG
- a CDS encoding UbiA family prenyltransferase — MVSIGSPRNWLAHLETCRPYTLAYPGLTGLAGAALAGAPTPAQWVTAWLAPTLVWTGGLYLGDYFDRELDGVGKPHRPIPSGRLAPRTAVLTGICCVAAAFAASALVEPRAVAIALAGAAGTVGYSRVLKRHGILGNLARGALTGLVLVFAATLVHGWPAPLVLGWAAVFCLQDTGSNLVGTVRDIAGDRACGYRTVSVVYGGAFANRCAAACFAAAMLGALALHGISADLGSGLLLAAICLGVRAYGPVLGSGPIDPRKALRTHEILVAERLVLAAAVAANGLGGPATLGILAAALAISLSTQLLLRGRHEFGNGTVELA, encoded by the coding sequence ATGGTGAGCATCGGCTCGCCCCGGAACTGGCTGGCGCACCTGGAAACCTGCCGGCCGTACACGCTGGCCTACCCGGGCCTGACCGGACTGGCGGGCGCCGCGCTGGCCGGTGCGCCGACGCCGGCGCAGTGGGTGACGGCCTGGCTGGCGCCGACCCTGGTGTGGACCGGCGGCCTGTACCTGGGCGACTACTTCGATCGAGAGTTGGACGGTGTCGGTAAGCCGCATCGGCCGATACCGTCCGGGCGGCTGGCGCCGCGCACCGCGGTGCTCACCGGAATATGTTGCGTGGCAGCGGCATTCGCCGCATCCGCACTGGTCGAGCCGCGGGCCGTCGCGATCGCGCTGGCCGGGGCGGCCGGGACCGTCGGCTACAGCAGAGTCCTGAAACGGCATGGGATTCTGGGGAATCTGGCCCGCGGAGCGCTCACCGGACTGGTGCTCGTCTTCGCGGCGACCCTGGTACACGGGTGGCCCGCACCGCTCGTCCTGGGTTGGGCCGCCGTGTTCTGCCTGCAGGACACCGGATCCAATCTCGTCGGCACCGTTCGCGATATCGCTGGCGATCGAGCCTGCGGCTACCGCACCGTCTCGGTGGTATACGGCGGGGCGTTCGCGAACCGCTGCGCGGCAGCCTGTTTCGCGGCGGCGATGCTGGGGGCGCTCGCGCTGCACGGGATCTCGGCCGACCTCGGATCCGGGCTGCTGCTGGCCGCGATCTGCCTCGGGGTGCGCGCGTACGGGCCCGTACTCGGCTCCGGCCCGATCGATCCGCGAAAGGCGTTGCGGACCCACGAGATTCTTGTCGCCGAACGACTGGTGCTGGCCGCCGCGGTGGCCGCGAACGGCCTCGGCGGCCCGGCCACGCTGGGAATACTGGCCGCGGCGCTGGCGATCTCGCTGTCGACACAGCTGCTGCTGCGCGGACGTCACGAATTCGGCAACGGCACAGTGGAGCTCGCATGA
- a CDS encoding aminotransferase class I/II-fold pyridoxal phosphate-dependent enzyme: MNTVAFRPAGSVVAAVARTAAYANEYPDMAAAELTAAVARWLGVPSGYLTFGPGSAALCQIALLAWCGPGAEVVHQWPSFEAYPMMIEQVHATSVAVALRDTETDIGDIAAAVTDRTRMVLLCNPNNPTGAVLRQDRIRRLLSLLPEHVTVLVDEAYRDFVLSPGYRDAVEIVADDPRVAVLRTFSKSFGLAGLRVGYLIAQPVLTAKLAAARMFFAVSAPAQAAAVAAVERVAEMRERCAAVGAERARLRGLLREQGWAVPLSHANFLWLPTPQATEFAGHCAEYGVAVRAWPGRGVRVTVGAPASNDVFAGLAAEFIALPRAVAR; the protein is encoded by the coding sequence ATGAATACCGTGGCTTTTCGCCCGGCCGGCTCGGTGGTCGCCGCGGTGGCGCGGACGGCCGCATATGCGAACGAATATCCGGATATGGCGGCCGCCGAACTCACCGCGGCGGTGGCGCGGTGGCTCGGCGTGCCCAGCGGATACCTGACGTTCGGGCCCGGTTCGGCGGCGCTGTGCCAGATCGCGCTGCTCGCCTGGTGCGGACCCGGCGCCGAGGTCGTTCACCAGTGGCCGTCGTTCGAGGCGTATCCGATGATGATCGAGCAGGTGCACGCGACATCGGTGGCCGTCGCACTGCGGGACACCGAGACCGATATCGGCGATATCGCCGCCGCGGTGACCGACCGGACCCGAATGGTGTTGCTGTGCAATCCGAACAACCCGACCGGCGCGGTGCTGCGGCAGGACCGCATCCGGCGGCTGCTGAGCCTGCTGCCCGAACACGTCACGGTGCTCGTCGACGAGGCATACCGCGATTTCGTCCTGTCGCCCGGGTATCGCGACGCCGTCGAGATCGTCGCCGACGATCCGAGAGTCGCTGTGCTACGGACGTTTTCGAAATCCTTCGGGCTGGCCGGACTGCGCGTCGGCTACCTGATCGCGCAGCCGGTGCTGACGGCGAAGCTGGCGGCGGCGCGGATGTTCTTCGCGGTGAGCGCGCCCGCCCAGGCCGCGGCGGTGGCCGCGGTCGAGCGGGTGGCGGAGATGCGGGAGCGCTGCGCCGCCGTCGGCGCCGAACGGGCCAGGCTGCGTGGGCTGCTGCGTGAGCAGGGGTGGGCGGTTCCGTTGAGCCACGCCAACTTCCTGTGGCTGCCCACCCCGCAGGCCACCGAATTCGCCGGTCACTGCGCGGAATACGGTGTCGCGGTGCGGGCCTGGCCGGGACGCGGGGTGCGGGTCACCGTCGGCGCTCCCGCATCGAATGACGTATTCGCCGGGCTCGCAGCTGAATTCATCGCACTACCGCGGGCGGTGGCGCGATGA